One Equus caballus isolate H_3958 breed thoroughbred chromosome 14, TB-T2T, whole genome shotgun sequence DNA segment encodes these proteins:
- the OR2T68 gene encoding olfactory receptor family 2 subfamily T member 68 gives MAWVGNQTLISQFILLGLFTHSPLHLFLFSVIVIIFLVALSGNGLMILLINVNSRLHSPMYFFLSWLSLMDLMLISTIVPRMAVDFLVGHGSISFTGCGLQILFFLTLLGDECFLLAFMAYDRYVAISKPLRYSMVMSRRVCWLMVSGSWLFGLVDGLIQAIFTLRFPFCGSQEIDHFFCEVPAVLKLACADTSIYETMIYVCCILMLLLPFSVISASYLRILMVVLRMSSAEGRQKAFATCSSHMVVVSLFYGAAIITYMQPQAYHSSKQDKVVSAFYTMITPMLNPLIYSLRNKEVTGALRKLLGRCSYGG, from the coding sequence ATGGCCTGGGTGGGAAACCAGACTCTCATCTCCCAGTTCATCCTCTTAGGCCTCTTCACCCACTCACCGCTCCACCTCTTCCTCTTTTCCGTCATCGTGATCATATTTCTGGTGGCCCTCTCTGGCAACGGGCTCATGATCCTCCTCATCAATGTCAACTCTCGCCTACACagccccatgtacttcttcctcagctGGCTGTCACTCATGGACCTCATGCTCATCTCCACTATTGTGCCACGGATGGCTGTTGACTTCCTTGTGGGCCATGGCTCCATCTCCTTCACAGGCTGTGGGCTCCagattctcttcttcctcacccTCCTGGGGGATGAGTGCTTCCTGCTGGCCttcatggcctatgaccgctatgtggccatcagCAAACCACTGAGGTACTCAATGGTCATGAGCCGCCGCGTCTGCTGGCTCATGGTATCTGGGTCCTGGCTCTTTGGCTTGGTAGATGGGCTCATCCAGGCCATCTTCaccctccgcttccccttctgTGGCTCCCAGGAGAttgaccacttcttctgtgaggtTCCCGCCGTGCTCAAGCTGGCCTGTGCCGACACCTCCATCTATGAGACCATGATCTATGTCTGCTGCATCCTCATGCTGCTCCTGCCCTTTTCTGTCATCTCTGCTTCCTACCTGAGGATCCTGATGGTTGTGCTCCGCATGAGTTCTGCTGAAGGTCGTCAGAAGGCCTTTGCTACCTGCTCTTCCCACATGGTGGTGGTCTCCCTCTTCTATGGGGCTGCCATAATCACCTACATGCAGCCCCAGGCCTACCACTCCTCCAAGCAGGACAAAGTGGTCTCTGCCTTCTATACCATGATCACCCCTATGCTCAACCCACTCATCTACAGCTTGAGGAACAAGGAAGTGACTGGGGCACTCAGGAAACTCCTCGGTAGGTGTTCCTATGGTGGGTAG